The genomic interval GGTTAAGGGCAAGATGGCCTGGTTTGAGCTTTTGAAGTGCTCTCTGTTTCTCTTTGGTATCTTCGTTGCAGGAAACTAATAAAAGAGCTTATTCTGATATCTTCTTTGCAGTACGAATATTCCCAAAGGATTTCTTGGTAGGGTTTGGTCGTGATCAAGTTACAAAAGAATGCAAAATTATACGATTGTTTACACCTAAAGAAGAAAACGATATTCATGAGTGCGAGGTTTTTACATTGAGTTCAGATGCTGGGGCTTCATGGAAGGGCCTTGGCGAAGTTGCTTACTTCATTAGGGCAGCACAACTACCTGTCTATCTCAATGGAGCACTTCACTGGATCCTTGACATTAGACATGCTAACCCTTCCGAGGTGATCGTCTCCTTTGATCTCCATACTGAGAAATTCCAAGCAATATCACACCCAAGTTGTTACTCAGAAGTCTCAGATCGTAGTAAGCTGAAACATATGGAGTTACTGCGTTTGAGAAGCTCTCTATGTCTATTAGAAGGAAAATACTACTGGCCGTCTCGGCAGCTGAATATTTGGATAATGAATCAAAGCAATGGAATTTGGGAGAAGTTGTTTTCTATTAATCGGGGATTAACGAAAAATGGAATTCCATTGGCATGTCCAACAGCGGAACTCAAGGATGGaaccttttttgttttacGTAATTGGAAAAACTTGCAAATATTTGATCCAGAGAGCCAAAGTGATAGTGAAGTGTTGATACAACATGAGAAATATGTTGATTGCTATGCATACTCCGAAAGCTTAGTCCCTCTTTATGGAGAGCCACTGGTTGATTGAGATTTCATTGTTAACTGTTGAATTGAGACTTGCATGGAAGACCCTGCAAGCCTTGTCATCAGTCAAATGCCCATGCATGCCTCTCTgttcttgtatttttttttattatttttgaaaagtgaaacAAGTGACCTAAGTCCTCGCACAGAAACCAGAGCATCAGAACAGCCCTTCTGAAACATCAACCTCAACATTCCCATGAACAAGTTCCTCATGGCTCATTGTGCTACCCTGGACTTAAACAGGACGAAGGGCATGAGCGGGGAAGAGAAAACACAGGGGGAGTCATCAACCAAGAGGAATACTCCACCACATAATGCATGGAGTCAACCAAACAAAAGCAGGACCACCCAGCCGAGATTCACGACGGAAGGGCTCGAGCAAGACATGAAAGAACGTCGAGCCTGCCAGGAGGAGCAAAACACCAACAGCCCACCGTACCCTTCAAAACTCGAAAAGATGAAGGACCCTCGTCATCAAAAACTTGCCAAAACCTCGCCCACGTAGTCAGAGGCGGAGGGGAGGGGGGCTAGCGGccaacaattttaaaaaaggaaaCGTAGTCTGATTTATGCTGCAGTTTCATGGCAGCCTCTtagagagaatttgagagacgacatagaaagagagaaataatGGCAGGCCGCAGCGGAACAAACCTGAAAAACAACTATTGGCCTGAAGATCTTCTCCTTTTGATCTTGGCTACCCTTCCAACCAAGTCTTTGTTACGATTCAAATGCGTGTCCGTGCATTGGCTATCACTGATCATCAACCCTTATTTCATCGAACAACACCTCGAAGAGCAGCAGAAAAACGATTACCCTCACTTGATATTTGCCACTAGAGCAACTGGACCCGTTATGGGCATGGTTTTCGAATCCATGCACAAGGTTTTGGAATCCATGGCCATCGTCGATGTCGAAGTTGGTGATGAAGAAGGAGCAAAGATCAGGAAAGGTTTGAAACAAAGTTCTTCGAATATCTGTCATCTTCCGTGTTTTCGTTACTTCACGTCCAATTCTTGCGATggaattatttgtttatttgggaTCACTAATGTCTTTGTTTacaatcctcgaactagagaGTTTCGGATTGTTAAGATGCAAAAGAAGGGATTCTCCCCTGTTTTTTCCAGTAGTGTTGATTTTTTCGGTACGCCTTTTTGTTCCCTTAACTTTGATAATCCCGTGAGAACATGTTTGTATAGTGTTTGCTCTATAGAGGACAATCTTTGCCTTGAATTTCAGAGACATAGGATTGTGTATAGTTCTGTTAATGTTCCTTAATGAAGTAATTGCAAAGCAGGGGATGGGCAGGGTTAAGGGCCAGATGGCCTGGTTTGAGCAATTGAAGTGCTCTCTGTTTTCTTTGGTATCTTCTTCGCAGGAAACTAATAATAGAGCTTATTCTGATATCTTCTTTGCAGTACGAATATTCCCAAAGGATTTCTTAGTAGGGTTTGGTCGTGATCAAGTTACAAAAGAATGCAAAATTATACGATTGTTTACACCTAAAGAAGAAAACCATATTCACGAGTGCGAGGTTTTTACATTGAGTTCAGATGCTGGGGCTTCATGGAGGGGCCTTGGCGAAGTTGCTTACTTCATTAGGGCAGCACAACTACCTGTCTATCTCAATGGAGCACTTCACTATATCCTTGACGTTAGACATGCTAACCCTTCCGAGGTGATCGTCTCCTTTGATCTCCATATTGAGAAATTCCAAGCAATATCACACCCAAGTTGTTTCTCAGAAGTCTCAGATCGTAGAACGCTGAAACGTATGGGGTTACTGTCTTTGAGAAGCTCTCTATGTCTAGTAGAAGGAAAATACAAGAGCCCGCCTACGCTGCTGAATATTTGGATAATGAATCAAAGCAATGGAATTTGGGAGAAGATGTTTTCTATTAATTGGGGATTAACGGAATATGGAATTGCATTGGCATTTCGAATAGCAGAACTCAAGGATGGAACCTTTTTGGTTTTACGTTATGGGAGGAACTTGGAAATATTTGACCCAGAAAGCCAAAGTGATAGTGAAGTGTTGATACAACATGAAAATTCGGTTGATTACTATGCAAACTCTGAAAGTTTAGTCCCTCTTTATGGGAAGCCACTGGTTGAATTGAGATGTCATGCTAACTGTTGTCTTGGTTAATGTCAGTCATGCACTAATGCATGTTTTGAATTGATGTTTAGGTCCTGATTATGATATAGAGCATTGCAGTGCAAAAGCTATGTTAAAACTTTGTTTTTAAAGCTTTCAATTGTATACAAACTTCAGTTGATGAATATCAGTCTTGGTTGCCTTAGTTTTCTGTTTTCTGCTCTGTTTTCTCTTCATTTATGGCTGCATGCCTTACTGACATTAATCTGTTGTAGTAGTGCAAAGCACAATTGATGgttgaggttttttttttttttttatcttcaaatTTGTACGTTAACCATGGAGGTAAATAAAATCTTCAGAACAGTGATGTTGATAACTAGGTCgaaataatttcataattttttattttttcagtGTAATGTTCTTATAgttgtatttatatatgtacTACTATCTCAAGCTTGGGTTATTGATATAACAATAATACTAGTAGTCAACCCTTAAAATAATGTTTGGTCCCTCAgattttaaaagaattgaGAGATATAGGAGCaaatatttattgttattattttttagacaAGACATTATCTCTATTTCATATAGGATATATAGTGGGTGATGTAGAATTGGTTTTTTTGATCTATTAATTGATAGctttaataattaaaagaaagaaaactaattttaaaacaaaaaaaaagtcaagttACCTTTTAAACATGATTCAAGGTTTTTTAGATTTACCCTAATAATAAtagaaatattaaaagaaaatcagTCTGATTTATGCTACAGTTTTATGGCAGCCTCTTacaaagaatttgagagaCACAGAGatagagagaaataaaaaatggcaGGCCGCGGACAAGCCTGATAAACAACTATTGGCTGGAAGATCTTCTCCTTTTGATCATGGCTACCCTTCCTGCCAAGTCTGTGTTACGATTCAAATGCGTAATATGCATACTTTGAAAGTTTACTCCCTCTTTATGGAAAGCCACTGATGTATTGATACTGTTACATACCATTACCAAAGTTTAGACCAAGATTTCATGGTAACTGTTGAATTTAGACTTACAATGAAGACTTGCAACCTTGTCTTCTGTCAAATGCCCATGCCTCACTGTTTTTGTCTTGGTTAATGTTAGTTATGCACCTAATGCATGTTTTGAATTGATGTTTAGGCCCTGTTATGAGAAACAGTATTGCAGTGTAAAAGCTATGTTTAAACTTCCTTTTTA from Theobroma cacao cultivar B97-61/B2 chromosome 5, Criollo_cocoa_genome_V2, whole genome shotgun sequence carries:
- the LOC18600202 gene encoding putative F-box protein At2g02030 — its product is MAGRRGTNLKNDYWPKDLLLSILATLPAKSLLRFKCVSMHWRSLIINPYFIEQHLEKQQKKDYPQLVFASRASKPDMVLESMAIVDVEVGDEEGTKVRKGFRRSSSSICHLPCAHCFLSNSCDGILCFFGITSVFVYNPGTREFRTVKMQKKGFSPRINFCLEFKRQRIVYSSVNEVIAKKGMAKETNKRAYSDIFFAVRIFPKDFLVGFGRDQVTKECKIIRLFTPKEENDIHECEVFTLSSDAGASWKGLGEVAYFIRAAQLPVYLNGALHWILDIRHANPSEVIVSFDLHTEKFQAISHPSCYSEVSDRSKLKHMELLRLRSSLCLLEGKYYWPSRQLNIWIMNQSNGIWEKLFSINRGLTKNGIPLACPTAELKDGTFFVLRNWKNLQIFDPESQSDSEVLIQHEKYVDCYAYSESLVPLYGEPLVD
- the LOC18600203 gene encoding F-box/LRR-repeat/kelch-repeat protein At1g09650; translation: MAGRSGTNLKNNYWPEDLLLLILATLPTKSLLRFKCVSVHWLSLIINPYFIEQHLEEQQKNDYPHLIFATRATGPVMGMVFESMHKVLESMAIVDVEVGDEEGAKIRKGLKQSSSNICHLPCFRYFTSNSCDGIICLFGITNVFVYNPRTREFRIVKMQKKGFSPVFSSSVDFFGTPFCSLNFDNPGMGRVKGQMAWFEQLKCSLFSLVSSSQETNNRAYSDIFFAVRIFPKDFLVGFGRDQVTKECKIIRLFTPKEENHIHECEVFTLSSDAGASWRGLGEVAYFIRAAQLPVYLNGALHYILDVRHANPSEVIVSFDLHIEKFQAISHPSCFSEVSDRRTLKRMGLLSLRSSLCLVEGKYKSPPTLLNIWIMNQSNGIWEKMFSINWGLTEYGIALAFRIAELKDGTFLVLRYGRNLEIFDPESQSDSEVLIQHENSVDYYANSESLVPLYGKPLVELRCHANCCLG